One stretch of Glycine soja cultivar W05 chromosome 7, ASM419377v2, whole genome shotgun sequence DNA includes these proteins:
- the LOC114419535 gene encoding uncharacterized protein LOC114419535: MMSQQWGSPCGSQCTNKYAALGKIPWRIFCKKGCDSDGETWEECLEDCNQICYKDPVLKDQQWSAYIDRSPGAASYSEECFHACVSGCGYKFEVKSEEADKVCPNRQPKPETKPTKKPKPQPVRPIDLPGDIPDTSA; this comes from the exons ATGATGTCGCAGCAATGGGGCTCTCCATGTGGAAGCCAATGCACCAATAAATACGCTGCCCTCGGCAAAATCCCAT GGCGAATATTCTGCAAAAAGGGTTGCGACTCAGATGGAGAGACATGGGAAGAAT GTTTGGAGGACTGCAATCAAATATGCTACAAGGATCCCGTACTAAAGGACCAGCAGTGGAGTGCTTATATTGATCGTTCCCCTGGAGCTGCCAGTTATTCGGAG GAATGCTTTCATGCGTGTGTATCTGGCTGCGGTTACAAG TTTGAGGTTAAATCAGAGGAAGCTGATAAAGTCTGTCCTAACAGGCAACCAAAGCCTGAAACCAAGCCTACTAAGAAGCCAAAGCCACAACCTGTACGCCCCATCGATCTGCCTGGTGATATACCTGACACTTCTGCATAG